Below is a genomic region from Roseovarius arcticus.
CCATGATCCGGAACGACCAGAAGACGATGAACACGGGCGGCTGATCGGCATCGGGCACAGTATCGAGGCCCGCAAGCGGCGCGTTCAGATCATGTTTGAGAATGAGCGACGACAGCTTGGGAATGCCGACCGCATAATCCAGCGTCTGTGTCTTTTCATTAGGAATACCAAACAGATACAGCGGCGCGCCGTCTGGGTGACTCTCGTAATGGCCCTCCATCGCCATAATCTTGGCAGGCTGATGTTCCAGCGTGTTGATACCGTGCAGATCCCCGAGGAATATCTGCACCGGCGCCACGATCGCGGCCATCCACATCGCCATCGAAAACATGGTGCGCGTGGCCGGGCTTGCCTCCTCATTCCGGCGGCGGTGGCGCAGCAAGTGATAGGCCCCAACGCCACCAATGATAAACGCAGTCGTCAGATAGGCCGCTGTCACGGTATGCATCAGGCGGTATGGAAAGGACGGGTTGAACACGATCTGCCAGAAATCCTCGGGCATGAACTGTCCGGTGCTGGCGTCAATGCTGAAGCCTGCGGGCGTGTGCATCCAGCTATTCACAGACAGGATCCAGAACGCCGAAAAGAATGTGCCAAAGGCGACGGCAGCGCAGGCGGCCATATGCAACTTCTCGCCGACCTTGTCGCGCCCGAACAGCATGATGCCTAGAAAGCCCGCTTCGAGAAAGAACGCCGACAGCACCTCGTAGGCCATCGGCCCGCCGATGACCGGCCCGGCCTTGTCCGAGAACACCGACCAGTTGGTGCCAAACTGGTAGGACATCACGATGCCCGACACGACGCCCATCGCAAAGGCGAGCGCGAAAATCTTTACCCAGTAGCGAAAGAGATCAAGATACTTGTGCTCGCGCGTCCAGAGCCACAGACCGTTCAGCACTGCCAGATAGCTGGCCAAACCGATGGTGAAGGCGGGGAACAAAAAGTGGAATGAGACGGTAAAGGCGAACTGAATACGCGCCAGCAGCACAGCGTCGAACGATCCGAGCATGAAATACCTCGATAATTGACTTGGCGTGCATGTAGCCCAAGGGGGCGTGGCGGGCAATGTTGCGGCAGGCGCCGGCGAATGTGACATAGGGCCGCGCCGAAGGTAGCAACCGTCTAAACCGGCGGCGCGACGATCTGCGACAGCAGGTCCAGAAACATCGCAAACAGCTCGGCCTGTGATGATACGCCCAGCTTGGCATAAGCGTGGCGGCGATGGACTTTTACCGTGTCCGCGCTGATGTCCAGCGTCATGGCAATCGCCTCGGTCGAGTGGCCTTTTAGCACCAAGGCAACGACCTGCCTCTGGCGCTCTGACAGTACGTCCTCGCCCAAGGCGGCCAGCGCGGCGCCGATAGGATCGGGCGCGCGGCCCGGCCCGGCGTGGGGGCCAAATCCCAGATCGGGCCCGGTCCAGTGCCGGAGTAAGAGCGCCGAGATCAGCGGTGCCAGACTGCGCAGCGTCGCCATTTCGCCGGATGCAAAGACCGCTCCGCCATGGCGCCGCGTGACGCTATAGACCAGCACTGCGCCGTCCGGCAAAGCGCAGAAGATCCCTATCTCGTCTGTGATCCGCGTGCGCCTGTAATGCTGCTCGTAATACTCGGACTTGAAAAATTCGTCTGGTGCGATCTCATAAAGGGAGGCAGTCCCATTGGTGCGGCCTTGCTGCACCTCGCTATAGAACGGGTCCAGCAGGAATGGACCCAGCAGGTACTGCGCCACGACGATGCGCGCCTCAGCCGGATCGGCTATGTCGGTATAAGGGCCGCGCGGGCGCTCGCCGTCCTTGTAGGCAAACAGCATCGCATTGTCGAAGGCTACAGCGCGCGCGATGGCGGCAGTCAGCGCATCCATGAAGTCCGGCGTGCCGATGGCATCCACGGCGCCAGCAAAGCCGACGGCCAAATCGGCGAGGTCGCAGGTATGTCCGTCCATCGGCGGGCGTCTAATCCTTTGGGGTTATTGGGCGCGGCACGCGCTTCAGCCTAACCTTAGCATCAAGAATTAACCAGATACCTCATCGCACCAGGCCAGACAGGGTGAAACGTGAGCAAAACCGAAGAGCAGACAACAGCAGGACAGGGCGCGCCGACCGACCCCGACAATGTGCATATCGGCATCTTTGACGCCAATGGCGTGTTCCGCCACAAAAAGGTCAGCGGCGCCAAGGCTGCCAAACTGGCCAAAACCGGCGGCCCGTTTTGCGATATCCTATACAGCTGGGACACGAACGAGGTGCCGCAAGAGACGGGCGCGTTCATCGACCGGCCCACGGTGATCGACCCTGCATCGATGCGCGCCTATCCCTTTGCCGAAAATGACGCGCTGGCGATTTCCGATTTCGTCCAGCCGTTCGGTGCGAAAAGCGCCCGCAATCAGGCGCAAGCCATGGTGGAGCGTGCGGCCAAAGCTGGCTTTACCGTTCACGCCGCGTTCGAGTTTGAGTTCACCGTGATGGATGAAACGCCCCGCACCCTGCGACAAAAGGGGTTTCGCGGCCTCGACCACTTTGCCGAGGGCAACCGCACATATTCACTTCAGACCGAGGCGCTGCATCACGACCTTCTGGCCGATTTCGAGGCGATGATGACCCGCCTGGGCATCACGCTGGACGCAATGCACACAGAACTGGGGCCGGGCTTCTTTGAGGCGCCGCTGATGCATGCGGAAGGGTTGAAGGCTGCTGACGACGCCGCCCTTTTCAAAAACTTTGCCAAGGCATTTTTTCTGCGCGAGGGGCTGACCGCCGCCTTCATGGCCAAGCTGTCACCGGACCTGCCCGGCCAATCGGGGCACCTGCATATGTCCCTGCGCAAAGATGGCGCGCCCGCCTTTGCGGACACAACCGCCGAGCATGGGCTGTCAGAAAACGCCCGCTATTTTATTGGCGGCGTCGTCACGTTGATGCCCGAAATGCTGGCGCTGTGCAGCCATACGGTCAATGCCTACAAGCGTATGGTGCCGGGCGCTTGGGCGCCCACATGGGCCAGTTGGGGGGTGCAGAACCGCACCGCAGCCTTGCGCGTCATCAACGATGATCCTGCGGCGACGCGTATCGAATTTCGCGTGCCGGCCGCTGATACGAACCCGTTTGCCGCCTACGCCATGTGCCTTGGCGCTGGAATGTATGGTATTGAAAACTGCATTGTGCCGCCCGCGCCCGAGGCCGGGGATTGCTACGCGGTGGACGCTGCCGGCGCGTTGAAATTTCCGCGCACTCTGGCTGATGCGGCAGACCGGCTGGAGGCGTCGCAGGCGGCGCGCGAGATCTTTGGTGATGATTTCGTCGATACCTTCGTAAAGCTGCGCCGTTACGAGGTTGCTGCCCATAATGCCCAAGTCGGCGCGTGGGAGCTCGAACGCTACCTAGAAGTGGTCTGAAGACAAAAAATAAACAATAATCAACAGGGAGAACGACATTATGACACACCCCAAAAAACACCTGACGGACCGCCGCAGCGTGCTGCGAGGCGGGGCGGCAGCACTCGGCGCCGCTGCATTGGGCGGCATCGCGAGCCGCGCCCATGCCGCGACCGACATGCGCTACATGTGCTGGGAGGGCTATGACAAGCCCAGCATCCTCGACCCGTTCGAGGCCGCAAACGATGCAAACGTCGCCGTTGACCTGATCACTGACAGCGCTGGCGGCTTTGCCAAACTAGCGGCAGGCGGCTACCGCGACTTTGACGTGGTATCTTCAGACAGCCCGTGGATTGCGCGGATGGGTCCTGCGGGCATTTGCGACTATTTGGACGATGCGGAATTCGCTGATGTCTACGACGATTTCTACCCGCAGTTTCGGGCGCCATTCGCGCCGCTTCAATACGAGGGCCAGACCACGGGCCTGCCGACGCGCTGGGGCTGGGTCGGCCCCACGGTTAATACCAATTTCGACAAGGTCGAGACATGGGCCAGCTACGATCCCTGCTTTGATCCGGCCTACCGCGACAAGATATGCGTTCTCGACTGGGGTGACTGGCCGATTATGCCGATGGCCCTGCATGCCGGGATCGACCCGTACCAAGAGCTGGGCGATGCCGAGCTGAAGGAAATCCGCATGGTCCTGCGGGCGCTGTTCAAAAACACACGCGCGCTGGTCGGCGATCTGTCCGTCGCGCAAAAGGGCCTGATGGACGGCTCGTTCCGCGCGCTGATCGGCGGAGGCAGTTATTGCACTTCGGCGCTACGCAAGGATGGGCAGGACCACATCCTGTCGATCGTGCCCGAGCCGAAGAATGGCCTGAAACAAGGCATTATCTGGATGGAGGCGACCGGCATCCTGAAGGACACGGACAATCCTGAGCTATCCAAAAAACTGGTCAAGCATATGGTATCGCCCGACGTCGCGGTCGAGTTGGCTTGGACAGAGGCGACCTGCAACCTTGTTCCCAGTCAGGCCGCCGAGGCCAAGTTCACGGACGAACAGAAATCGGCCCTTCAGATGGATTACATGTGGGAGGCGTGGGAAAAGAGCCACTTCCACTCCGTCGCGCCCAATATCGACGACATGCTAGCCATCTTTCAGGAAGAGCTGGCTGCGTCCAACTGATGCAAGCTGCCCACCCGGCCTATCGTCGCCGGGTGGGCGTGCCTTATAATAGCACCTCATAACAAAGAGCCGGAGACAGCCCGCCAGTGACCGATACAGTGACCCAGTCCAAACCGGGCGCCCCCATCATCGACGCCTCTGGCATCGACAAGTTCTACGAGAGCTTTCAGGCGCTTTTCGATATCTCGCTACAGGTGATGGATGGTGAATTTGTCGCCCTTGTCGGCCCGTCAGGCTGTGGCAAGACCTCGCTCTTGAAGATCCTCGCCGGGTTTGAGCAGCCCACAAAGGGCAAGCTGGAGATCATGGGCAAATCCGTCGTCGGCCTGCCACCGTCGCAGCGGCCCACACGGATGGTGTTTCAAAAACTGGCTCTGTTCCCCCACAAGACGGTCCGCGACAACATCGCCTTTCCGCTGAAACTGGCCAAGGTGGACGTAGCCGAGCAGGATGCAAGCGTCACCGAAATGATGCAACTCATGCACCTGCCAGAAGCGTATCGTACCCGCTATCCCGCCCAGCTATCAGGCGGAGAGCAGCAGCGCGTCGCGCTGGCGCGGTCCATGATATCGCGCCCCAGCGTTCTGCTGCTGGACGAGCCGCTCAGCGCGCTGGACGTGAAGCTAAAGAAGGTCCTGCAGACCGAGATCAAGCATCTGCACCGCACCGTGGGCACCAGCTTTGTCCACGTCACGCACGATCTGGAAGAGGCGATGATGCTGGCCGACCGTATCTGCGTGATGCGCAAGGGGCGTATCCTGCAAAACGGCTCGCCCACGGATATCTACTACCGCCCCGCCGATGCCTTCGTTGCTGGATTCATCGGAGAGACGAACCTGATACCGGTCCAGATCAACGGCGCGGCGTTTACCCATCCATCCCTCAACTGCGCCGCGCCCATGCTGGAGGCCGAGCAGTTCAGCCCGGGCCACGCGGGCAGTAGCGGCTTGTTGATGATCCGCCCCGAGCTGATCACGATGCAAACCGCTGCTCCTCAGGCTGGCGACGACACTTGCGTCATGGAAGGCCGCGTCGAGGAGTTCTTTATCAAGGGCGCGTCGATCCAATACCGCGTTATTGTGGATGGTATGCGCGTGCCTATGATCGTCGACGTCCTTGGCACCGCCATCCCGCCTGCGGATGTGGCTCAGCAGGTCTGGCTTAGCTTCGCACGTAACGATCTCTATCTACTGGGCGAGGATTAAGCCCATGCGCATCATCCGCAAATCATGGACGGACCCGGGCCTTTTGCTGGCAACGTTGCCATTGACGGCGATCATGGCGTTCTTCTTTTTGATCCCGCTGGTGATGACCGCGCTGCTCAGCTTCCAAGGCACGCAGTATTACCGCCTGATCTGGACGTGGAGCAGCGACACGTGGGTCGATGTATTCACCCACTGGCACTATTGGTCGATCATCATTCGAACGCTGACAATGGCGCTGATCTGCGTCGTTTTGTGCGTCCTCATCAGCCTGCCTGTGTCCTACGCGATGGTGCACCGCGTTCGGTCGCTGGAGAACCACATCACGATCCTGATCGTCTTCGCCTTCCTTACCGACGCGGTGCTAAAGACGTTCGGGTGGGTGCTGTTTCTGGACCGCACAGGCGTGATGAACGGCGCGCTAAGCGCGCTGGGCTTTGGCCCTCAGGCGACGGATATCCTCTTTACGCCGGTCGCCACAATGCTGGGCATGGTTTACAATCTGCTGCCCTACACGATTTTCTGCATCTATCTGTCGATGAAACGGATCGACCGCGATCTGATGCTGGCCGCCTACGATGCAGGCGCATCGCGGTTTCGCACATTCTGGGAGATTACGTTGCCTTTGGCGCGGCCCGGCATCTTTGCGGGCGCAATCCTAGTATTTGTGCTGGCGCTGGGCGTGTTTTTGGAGCCAAAGGTCATGGGCGGCGGTACGTCCCCGATGGCGGCCGAGCTGATCCGCCAGACTTTCGAGACGCGGGTGAATTGGCCGCTGGGCGCGGCGCTGACGCTGGTCATTATCGTCATCGGCACGGCGACGCTGGCAGTTGCGGGGCTCGCCGCGCACCGCGCGACCAAGGCCGCAGCGGAGAGCACAGAATGACCCGCTATCGCACCGAGGGCGTCATCGCGGGCGTGATCCTTTATGGGTCGGTCGCGGCGGTCCTGATCTTCTTCTACGTACCGATCTTTACGCTGATCGTGTTCTCGTTCTCAGAAAGCCGGTTCCTGAGTTTTCCCATTGAGGGCTTCTCAATCAAGTGGTATTTCGCGTTGTTCGCCTCGCGCGAATTCTGGCCGGCGCTGGGCAACTCGGCCATACTTGCGGGGGTGTCGACTACGATCGCAACGACGCTTGGGACTGGGGGCGCGATTGCGTGGATGCGCTGGCGCTTTCGCTTTCAGCGCAGTTTCCAGATCGTCAGCTTTGCGCCGCTGCTGTTCCCCCAATTGCTCTTGGGCGTTGCGATGCTGCTATGGTTTTCGGTCCTTGGCGGCTGGTTTGATTTCTCGCCTGCGCTGTGGACGGCGATCATAGGACATATCGTTTATATCACGCCCTTTGCGCTGATTATAATTGCGGTTCAGGTCCACGGGTTCGACGATACGCTGGAGGATGCGGCGCGCGATGCGGGCGCGACCAATTGGCAGGTGTTCCGCGAAATTACACTCCCGCTGATCTGGCCGGGCGTGATGTCGGCAGCAATCTTTGCGTTCCTGCTGTCGTGGGGCAATTTCTATGTCACCTATAGCCTTGCTGGCACCGCGCGCACGCTGCCGACGTTCGTCTTTAGTGGCATCGCCGTCGGTTCCTCCCCAGTCTATCCAGCGCTGGCGACGGTCACGTTCGTTCCTGCTCTGCTTCTCTTGGGGCTGGCAGATTGGTTTCGCCGCCGCGCCGCCAAGCGCCAGATGGGCGCCTGGAAGGACACCTAAACGAGAGGTCCGCACACGTCACGCAGGGCAGGGGGCGAGATAGCCCACTTTGCCGCTAATTGCATCGGCTTAGTGGACCACGATACGCAAAGTGCTAAATCGGCATCTAGGCGCCCATCTGCAAATCCATGGGCGGGAACCTGCTGGCGGGAAACGTGTTGTTCCCCTAGACTCGCGAGCTAGTTGTGCCATTTGGCCAGAGATTATAATGATAAGAGGTTGCAGACGTGGTTTTCAGAACAGGCGCGTTCCATTTGCCGACGGTTGCGACCATCGCTGTGCTCACCCTCTGCGCATCGACAGCTGGCGCCCTTGATACATTGCGCTTTGAAATTCCCGCCGACGACAAGGATCTGCGCAAGACATTGGTCGGAGCGTCACTGATCCAGTCCGCGCAGGCCGATGGGCGCACGGATCCTCAGGATATCATTGCAGCGGCCAATGCCGATTACGCCGAGTTGCTGGGCGTCCTATACAAATATGGCTATTATAGCGGCGTCATTAACATATTCATTGATGGCCAAGAGGCGGCGCAACTATCGCCCTTCGCCAAGCCAGCAGGCGTTCGCGAGGTTGTCGTGCGCGTCCTGCCGGGCGCGCCATTCACATTCTCAAAGGCGGGCATCTCTCCGATTGCCCCCGGCACCGAGCTGCCTGAGGAATTTGCCATCAGCAAACGGGCGCGCGCGCCCGTTGTTGGCGCGGCTGCCGAGGCAGGCGTTGAAGGATGGCGCAACCTGGGCCGTGCCAAGGCCGAGGTCGCGGGCCAAGATATTGTTGCAGATCACAGGTCGGATACCCTTGCCGTCCAGCTGGCGCTGCGCCCCGGACCCGTCGTAACGTTCGGCAATCTGGTGCAGGTCAAAGATAGCCGCGTGCGCCCCGAGCGCTTGCGTGCCATCGCAGGCTTGCCCACCGGGGAGCGTTTTTCGCCAGAGGAGCTGGACAAATCGGCCAAGCGTCTGCGTCGCACTGGCGCATTCAAATCCGTGTCCTTGACCGAGGCCGAGCAGTTACGCGCCGGGGACGTCATGGATATCCAGCTGGACACCGCAGACGAGAAGCGCCGACGCTTTGGCTTTGGCGCTGAGGTCAGCAGCAACGAGGGTTTGGGCCTGTCGACCTTCTGGCTGCACAGAAACCTTCTTGGCGGGGCCGAGAGGTTGCGCTTTGACATCGCGATTAGCGGTATCGGAAGCCAGAGCGGCGGCACGAATGGCGGCATCGACTACGAGGTTGGCGGCCGGTTCGAGCGGCCCGCGACATTCGGCGCCGACACGACGCTGTTTGTCTTTGGCAAGGTCGCGCGCGAGGACGAGCCAAACTACCTGTCCGATGAGGTCACGCTGGGCTTCGGCTTTAGCCGGATCGTGACTGAGCAATTGACCGTCGAGGCGGGGCTGGCCCTGCGTTATTCCGATGAGACGGACGCGCTGGGCAATCAAGAATTCTACCACCTGCTGATCCCGCTCAAGGCAACCTATGACAGCCGGGATGAGCCGCTGGACCCGTCCAATGGGTTCTACGCACAGGCCGAATTGACGCCATTCGTATCGCTTAGTGACACCGATTCCGGTGGCCGCCTGCACCTGGACGGCCGCACCTACTACCAGTTGGACGAGGGCGGCATGTTCACCCTTGCCGGGCGCGTTCAGTTCGGCAGTATCCTTGGTGCCAGCCTCGCTGACACACCGCAGGACTTTCTCTTTTACTCCGGCGGCGGCGATAGCGTGCGTGGCCAGCCCTACCAGTCGCTGGGCGTGCCGATCGGCGCGAACGTGACGGGTGGTCGCAGCTTTGTCGGGGCGCAGGCCGAAATGCGCATCGACCTTGCTGGTAACTTTGATCCTGTCGCATTCTTTGACGTGGGCTACATCGGGTCCGAGAGCATCTATGACGACAGCGGTAGCTGGCACAGCGGTGCAGGCATCGGCATAAGGTACGCCACTGGCATCGGCCCCATCCGGTTTGACGTGGGTCTGCCGGTCACTGGTAACACGGATGACGGTGTGCAGATCTATATCGGAATCGGACAGGCGTTTTGAGACCTATAAAAAAGGCACTGACATTGCGTATTTTCCAAACCATTGCGCTCGCCCTTATGTTTGCATTGCCGCAGGTCGCGGCGGCGCAGGATGATCGCGGCCTCTTGCAAGGCTTTATCGAGGATAACCTGTCGGGCGCGGGCCGCGAGGTTCGCATCGAGGGCTTTACGGGCGCGCTTAGCAGCGAGGCGTCGCTGGAGTTGCTCACGGTCGCGGATGCGGACGGTATCTGGCTGACGCTCAAGGATGTGACACTGGATTGGAGCCGCCTCGCGTTGCTGCGCGGCCGCCTTCAGGTAACAAAGCTGTCGGCGGGTGAGATCCTGCTGCCTCGCCTGCCAAAGGCCGAGGCGACGATAGAGGTGCCAGACGCAGAGGCTACCGGATTTTCGCTGCCCGACTTACCAGTTGCAGTGAATGTCGATGAAATCGCGGCGAACAAAATTGTGCTGGGCGCCCCCCTTCTGGGTGAGGAGGTCAGCCTGTCTTTGACTGGATCGCTGCAATTGGATGATGGCGCCGGCAATGCCAAGCTGGATATCCTTCGTCTGGACCGTGCCGGAGACCAGGTGACGCTGGACGTGGCATATGCCAACACGGACCGCAATTTGGCCATTGATCTAGTTGTTGCCGAAGAGGATGGCGGCATCGCGTCCAAGCTATTGGGTATCCCCGGCGCGCCGTCGATCCGTCTGGCGGTGCAGGGCGACGCGCCGCTCGCGGATTTCACCGCCAATATAGCGCTGGACACGGGCGGCGAGCGCCGCCTTGGCGGCACAGTGACCGTCGCGGCCCCAGCACCCAGCGCTGATGCGCCCGAGGGTAGCGCGCCGCTTAGCTTTGCTGCGGATATTCGCGGTGATATCGCACCGGTTTTCGCGCCAGAATACCGCGACTTCTTTGGTACCGAAATGGCGCTGGTCGTCGTTGGGTCCAGGCCCGCGAATGGCGGACTGGGGATTGAAACGCTATCGCTGACCGCCGCCGCGCTGCAACTGAACGGTTCGCTGCAACTGGGCGCTGATGGCTGGCCCGAACGGTTTGATCTGACCGGGCGCATGGCGTCGGGCGACGGCAGCCCTGTCTTGCTGCCCATCGGCGGCGAGCGGACGACGCTGGATGATGTGGGCCTCAGCCTGACCTACGATCTAGCCAAGGGTGAGGAGTGGCGGCTGTCGCTGACTGCCGCCGGGCTGGAGCGTACGGATCTGTCGCTGGCGACCGCATCGCTTACTGGCGGTGGCACCATCGCCAAAGGAGAGGGCACCGTGCCGGGCCGCGTCGATGGCGCACTCGACATGGCAGCGACCGGCCTTGGCCTTGCCGATGCCGATTTGGCGCGCGCTCTGGGAGAGGCGCTTGGTGGCAATATCGTATTCGACTGGGAAGAGGGCAGACCCTTCAACCTTAGCGAGTTGTCGGTCAAAGGCAGCGATTATGATATCGCGGGCGAGGCGTCGATTGATGGCTTGGCCAGTCCGGTTGATCCCCGCATCACTGCCAAAGTGCGGGTGAACGCAGCCGATCTATCACGCTTTGCCGGTGTCGCGGGCGCGGAACTTGCTGGCGCAGCACAAGTTTCGGTCGACGGCGCGATCACCCCCAGCCAAGGTGCGATGGAGGCCTCTGTAACGGGTACAGCGCAGGATCTGGCTGTCGGCCAGCCGCGCCTTGATCCCCTGCTACGCGGGCGGGTTGAACTGGATGTCGCCGCGCGGCGCGGCAAGGACGGCACGTTTCTAGACCGTCTGCGCGTCACCTCTCCTACGACCGATCTGATGGCTAAAGCTATATACAAAAGCGACGGCAGCATGGCCGATCTGGAATTGGCGCTGGCCGATGTATCGCTGGTCGAGCCTAGCCTGCAAGGTCCGGCCAAATTAACGGCACGCGCCGATCAGGCGGGCAACGTCTGGACTATTCGCGCGGGCGCCTCCGGTCCCGGTGAGGCAACTGTCACAGCGGATGGCACGGTGACCGTCACTGGCGGCAAGCCGGGCCTTTTCGATATGCGTGCTAGCGCCGTTGCAAGTGATTTCGCGCCCTATTCGACACTCGCGAAACGCGATTTGGGCGGTGCGGCAAGTGTGGTGGTCGATGCGCAGGGCGATATCGCGACCCTTAGCGGTCAGGCAGATCTGGTGCTGAACGGCCAGGATTTAGCCGTAGATATTTCGCAGCTCGACCCGATCCTGCGCGGCACGTCCAGCGCTGAAATATCGGCGCAGCGCAGCGCCGATGGCGCGCTGACGCTCAGCAAGGGTCTGCTCAAGACGCCAAAGATTGACGCAGATGTTCAGGGCTACATGGGCGCTGACGGCGCCGCCCAAGGCACCGCTGATATTACCGGCACCGATCTGTCTGTTGGCATTGTGCAGGTTGATCGCATCCTGCAGGGACGTTCGCGCGCGCAAGTAGAGGCGCTTCGCAGTGCGGATGGCACTATCACGCTAAAACGCGGCGAGTTTGAGACGCCCATGGTCAATGCGACGGCCACCGGGTTTTACGCGGCGAATGGTAGCGCCGAGGCCGATATCGATGTGACGGGCGATAACCTCAGTCTGGGCATCCCGCAGGTTGACCAGTTGCTGCGCGGCCGCTCCAGCCTCTTGGCCAAGGTTGCGCGCAGTGCAGACGGGACAATTGTTATCGACCGTGCCGATCTGGATACATCGGAACTGACGGCCAAGGCGTCTGGGACACTGGGCACTGACGGATCGTCGGCGGCGACCATTGATGCGCGGCTGGCGAATGTGGCGCTGTTCGCGCCCGGTATCCCCGGCCCCGCGACGGTAAATGGCACTGTTCGCGGCGACGGTAGTGGCTATATCGTCGACGTAGCCGCGACGGGCCCGGCTGGCATCAGCGCCGATATTTCGGGCCGTGCCGGAAATGACGGCAACCTTGATCTGAGCGTTAACGGCAATGCGCCGCTGGCGCTGGCCAATTCATTCATCAGCCCGCGCAGCCTGTCGGGCCTTGCGCAGTTCGACCTGCGGGTAAATGGCCCGCCTGCGCTGTCGTCGGTGACGGGTACAATCACCACGAGTGGCGCCGGGCTGGCATTGCCCAAGGCTAAGCTGGCCCTTGAGGGGATCAACGCAAATATCCGCCTAACAGGTGCTGCCGCGCAGATAGATATCGGCGCGGGCGTCAACACTGGCGGACGGCTGGCCGCAACCGGCAGCATTGACCTGACTGCGCCCTATCAGGCCGACATCGCCGTTGATTTGCGAGAAATCGGCATCACCGATCCGGGCCTGTACACGACCACGGCAAACGGGCGTATCACCTTTAATGGCCCTGCCACTGGCGGCGCCAACATCGCGGGCAACGTCGATTTGGGCGAGGTGAATGTGCGCATCCCTAGCGGCGCCATTGCGTCAGGCGCGGACCTGCCGGGCCTGCGCCACGTGAATGAGCCTGCGGCGGTGCGCCGTACCCGCGCTTTTGCTGATTTGCTGGATACTGGTGGCAACGGCGATGCCAACGGCGGTGATGGTGGCGGCGTGGCCTATGGCCTTAACGTGACGATCAACGCGCCATCGCGTATATTCGTCAGGGGCCGCGGCTTGGACGCCGAGCTGGGCGGATCGCTTCGACTGCGTGGAAGTACGGCGCAGGTCATACCTGAGGGCCGGTTCAGCCTGATCCGTGGCCGCCTTGACCTGCTGGGCAAGCGGCTGGATCTGACCGAAGGCTACATCCAGATGCAGGGCAGTTTTGTGCCCTACCTGCGGCTGGTAGCGCAGACCACGAGCGGCGACGTTCAGGTCATCATATCCATCGAAGGCCCGGCGGATGAGCCGGAAATTACCTTCGCATCTCAGCCAGATCTGCCTGAGGATCAGGTTGTCTCGCAGCTGATCTTTGGTCGCGACCTTAGCCAGATTTCAGCGTTCCAAGCGCTGC
It encodes:
- a CDS encoding ABC transporter permease translates to MTRYRTEGVIAGVILYGSVAAVLIFFYVPIFTLIVFSFSESRFLSFPIEGFSIKWYFALFASREFWPALGNSAILAGVSTTIATTLGTGGAIAWMRWRFRFQRSFQIVSFAPLLFPQLLLGVAMLLWFSVLGGWFDFSPALWTAIIGHIVYITPFALIIIAVQVHGFDDTLEDAARDAGATNWQVFREITLPLIWPGVMSAAIFAFLLSWGNFYVTYSLAGTARTLPTFVFSGIAVGSSPVYPALATVTFVPALLLLGLADWFRRRAAKRQMGAWKDT
- a CDS encoding autotransporter assembly complex protein TamA — encoded protein: MVFRTGAFHLPTVATIAVLTLCASTAGALDTLRFEIPADDKDLRKTLVGASLIQSAQADGRTDPQDIIAAANADYAELLGVLYKYGYYSGVINIFIDGQEAAQLSPFAKPAGVREVVVRVLPGAPFTFSKAGISPIAPGTELPEEFAISKRARAPVVGAAAEAGVEGWRNLGRAKAEVAGQDIVADHRSDTLAVQLALRPGPVVTFGNLVQVKDSRVRPERLRAIAGLPTGERFSPEELDKSAKRLRRTGAFKSVSLTEAEQLRAGDVMDIQLDTADEKRRRFGFGAEVSSNEGLGLSTFWLHRNLLGGAERLRFDIAISGIGSQSGGTNGGIDYEVGGRFERPATFGADTTLFVFGKVAREDEPNYLSDEVTLGFGFSRIVTEQLTVEAGLALRYSDETDALGNQEFYHLLIPLKATYDSRDEPLDPSNGFYAQAELTPFVSLSDTDSGGRLHLDGRTYYQLDEGGMFTLAGRVQFGSILGASLADTPQDFLFYSGGGDSVRGQPYQSLGVPIGANVTGGRSFVGAQAEMRIDLAGNFDPVAFFDVGYIGSESIYDDSGSWHSGAGIGIRYATGIGPIRFDVGLPVTGNTDDGVQIYIGIGQAF
- a CDS encoding translocation/assembly module TamB domain-containing protein, with translation MRIFQTIALALMFALPQVAAAQDDRGLLQGFIEDNLSGAGREVRIEGFTGALSSEASLELLTVADADGIWLTLKDVTLDWSRLALLRGRLQVTKLSAGEILLPRLPKAEATIEVPDAEATGFSLPDLPVAVNVDEIAANKIVLGAPLLGEEVSLSLTGSLQLDDGAGNAKLDILRLDRAGDQVTLDVAYANTDRNLAIDLVVAEEDGGIASKLLGIPGAPSIRLAVQGDAPLADFTANIALDTGGERRLGGTVTVAAPAPSADAPEGSAPLSFAADIRGDIAPVFAPEYRDFFGTEMALVVVGSRPANGGLGIETLSLTAAALQLNGSLQLGADGWPERFDLTGRMASGDGSPVLLPIGGERTTLDDVGLSLTYDLAKGEEWRLSLTAAGLERTDLSLATASLTGGGTIAKGEGTVPGRVDGALDMAATGLGLADADLARALGEALGGNIVFDWEEGRPFNLSELSVKGSDYDIAGEASIDGLASPVDPRITAKVRVNAADLSRFAGVAGAELAGAAQVSVDGAITPSQGAMEASVTGTAQDLAVGQPRLDPLLRGRVELDVAARRGKDGTFLDRLRVTSPTTDLMAKAIYKSDGSMADLELALADVSLVEPSLQGPAKLTARADQAGNVWTIRAGASGPGEATVTADGTVTVTGGKPGLFDMRASAVASDFAPYSTLAKRDLGGAASVVVDAQGDIATLSGQADLVLNGQDLAVDISQLDPILRGTSSAEISAQRSADGALTLSKGLLKTPKIDADVQGYMGADGAAQGTADITGTDLSVGIVQVDRILQGRSRAQVEALRSADGTITLKRGEFETPMVNATATGFYAANGSAEADIDVTGDNLSLGIPQVDQLLRGRSSLLAKVARSADGTIVIDRADLDTSELTAKASGTLGTDGSSAATIDARLANVALFAPGIPGPATVNGTVRGDGSGYIVDVAATGPAGISADISGRAGNDGNLDLSVNGNAPLALANSFISPRSLSGLAQFDLRVNGPPALSSVTGTITTSGAGLALPKAKLALEGINANIRLTGAAAQIDIGAGVNTGGRLAATGSIDLTAPYQADIAVDLREIGITDPGLYTTTANGRITFNGPATGGANIAGNVDLGEVNVRIPSGAIASGADLPGLRHVNEPAAVRRTRAFADLLDTGGNGDANGGDGGGVAYGLNVTINAPSRIFVRGRGLDAELGGSLRLRGSTAQVIPEGRFSLIRGRLDLLGKRLDLTEGYIQMQGSFVPYLRLVAQTTSGDVQVIISIEGPADEPEITFASQPDLPEDQVVSQLIFGRDLSQISAFQALQLASAVATLAGKGSGGVVGKLRSGVGLDNLDVTTGADDQTEVRAGKYLSENLYSEVEVDSDGQSQINLNLQINKRLKAKGSFGAGGDSGLGLFFEKDY